The Brassica napus cultivar Da-Ae chromosome C7, Da-Ae, whole genome shotgun sequence genomic interval TCTCAACCCTCTCCTAGGTAATATTCGCCCTCTTGGTTGCCCATTAACCAAAATTTGGTATGTGACCGACGTGACACAACACATAATGAGGTCAACCAGTCTTTCATCAAAACCCATCTTTAACATCAAGGCTGCAAGGAAGTTTCATTCCACTCTGTCATAagctttgctcatatccgttttgatAGCCATAAAGTCCTCTCTACATCTTTGGTTCGTCCGTAGGGCGTGAAAATTTTCTTGTGCTATCAAGATATTATCAGTGATCAAACGTTTCGATACAAAAGCCGATTGCGTCTCTGAGATCAGGTGCGGGATTACTCTCTTAAATCTCTTGCAAAGTAGCTTAGATATAATCTTGTAGGTAACATTACAAAGACTAATAGGTCTGAACTCAGTCATGTCTCGAGGTTTCTTCTTTTTAGGAATGAGACAAATATTTGTCTGGTTTAATAGTGGGTCGAAACTGCCCGTCGCAAAGAAGTCTTGCACAAGTCTAATAATGTCTTGACGCATCTCGCGCCAGAATTTTTGAAACAGTTTACTAGTCATGCCATCTGGTCCGGGAGCTTTATCTGGGTTGATGTCGAAGAGAGCTCTCCTAATTTCCTGTTCCGAAGGTTTCTccaaaagtaaaatattatcatcatgGGACACCTTTCCAGAAATGAATCGAAGCGACGTGTCTAGCTCTGTCGGCGAAGAGGTAGAGAAGAGGTCTCGAAAGTATTGAACAGCCACGTTCTCCACCTCGATTTCACTCTCTACCAGCCTCCCATTTTTATCTTTAATACTGATGATCCTGTTTTGGGCTCTTCGTTGTTTTGTGGTGGCATGATGAAATTTTGTATTTCTGTCCCCATCTCTTTGCCACTGGTCTCGACTTTTTTGTTCCCAAAACATGTTTTCTTCTCGAAAGGCCAAGATTAATTGTCTCCTCAAATCTTCTAATTCTTCAGTCGTAGAGTTTTCATCATCTTGTGCCAAATCTATCTtctgttttaactttttaataagTATAGCAGAGTTCATTGGATTTTGCTTCTTCCAAGAACTGATTTTATTTCGACATGAGATAactttttgatgaaaatttcgAACTGGAATTGCATCAAATTGTCCCCATCCCGAGGTTACAGCTTCTTTGAAACCCGGTTTTCCTATCCATCTTTTGTCAAATCTGAAGCTCTTCTTTGTCCGCCGAACATTCGATTGAATACGTGCTACGACTGGCCTATGGTCCGAGCCCCACAGTTGTAAAAATTCTACAATGGAATGGGGAAAAAGGGCGTGCCATTCTTCATTTGCAACTGCTCTATCCAGTTTGCATTTAACTTTACCGGATCGTCTTTTTCCCACCCACGAGAATGAATTTCCTTTATATGGGAAGTCGAGCATTCCACAATTTTCCAACATGATACGGAAAGGGAGAAAAGAACTCTCTAAACGACGCCTTCCTCCCCTCTTCTCATGATTTCCAGTAATCTCATTGAAATCTCCAATCATAAACCACGCCCCCCCACGGTTGGTACTCATGCGTGACAATCTTTCCCAAACAAGGTCTCGATATCGAACGACAGGGTCTCCATACACGAAGGTCATAAAAATCGTGTGTCCTTCAAGTCTAGTTTCAATATCAATCATATGCGCATCCGTATATAAGATAGTAACCGAGGGATCATCCATATAAAAGAGTGCAAGTCCGCCACTTCTACCAACAGGGTCTACAGTACAAACATGATCATATCCAAAAGAAACTTGCACATTTTGCAAAAAACTCCGATTGTTCTTAGTCTccgaaagaaataaaaatctaGGTAAAAAGCAATGGAACAACTCATGTAGATGTTCCTTGGTCAAGTCGGCTCCCGCCCCTTGACAATTCCATGCAATTGTGTTCATCCTGGGATTTTTGGTGGTTTGTTGCTTCCCACCTTAGATGATTTCTTGCTGTTCTTCGAAAACATTTCTGAATTTCCAGTTTCACTTGGAACTTGGTTATGGGCTGGAGAGAGTTTTGGCCCATTCTTTGAAGCTTTTGTCTTTGACACCCGGCCCACTAAGAGATTCCTCTGTCTGAGAGAGACGCCAGTGGGGAGAGGACTTGGAGATCCTCTTTTCTTCTTCGCCGGAGATGGTCGCGAGCTGGATGATGGCGTCTGAGCAGGGTGAGAGTCTGAACGATGGTCAGATCGAGCCTGGGGGCTTGGCTCCGCCAACAGTTTGTTGTTTTTCTCCAAAACAGAGGGAACAAATGTCGTCAATTGCTTAGAAGTTTTGGCAGAACCGATTGCCGCTTCCTCCTGTTCCATATCTTCGATTAACAAGTCATCTTCATCCattagatcatcatcatcatagttAATTTCATTAGCCATCCAATCTTCATCCTCTAAGATCTTTTCTGCATCTGGGTCCTCCACTTTTTCCATTGTCTTCTCCACAGGCGTGTCAGGTTTGTTTACTATCTCTTGATTCAAAatctcatcatcatcttcttcttctagagtcTGCTCATACCAgctcttttccttttcttttacaGGGGGGATTAGCGGTGGTGAGTCTTGTGGATTGTTTAGAGGAGGAGGCTTCTCTTCGTTGAAGgttaaacatttttttgcaGAACTTCCTTCGTCAGATGCGTTATCCAAGTCAGGCACTTGCCCTTTCAGTTTTTGATTATCTGAAGATCTCTTTCGCAGGTTGAGCTTGAATGGCCTTTCCCTTACATGTTCTGGGGAGGAGGTTCTGATGCTCTCTCGTTGAGGTTTCTCAGTCGCAGGTTTGAGCAGAGCACTGGGGTCAATAGGTTGTTGCGCATGAGAGGCAGAAGGGAGATGCTCTTCCTCAGAGCTTTTCTTTGAAGGTAACTGCTTACTGGTTGTTTTCCTTACTTCCTCTCTTTGTCTACTTGAGGCAAAAGATTCCTCATATCTTCTCTTGTTGTATGTTTCTTTTTGGTGTGGCTGCTTTTCTAGG includes:
- the LOC125590335 gene encoding uncharacterized protein LOC125590335 is translated as MTFWVSVTGIPTHFWLDPIFRALGKRLGLVGNVEAKAAKFELELDAELPLKFNLRAQLPSGEIVPVSLEYSNLHRWCHHCRLISHEIDTCPQLPDDQKEQFIKEKELSRDQGPYPRKEVNRNGENSRRATAPDSKAPVMQERRPVDYSQRDNRDSVWKRIDSRYVPREDHRRDHRHVPRDLEKQPHQKETYNKRRYEESFASSRQREEVRKTTSKQLPSKKSSEEEHLPSASHAQQPIDPSALLKPATEKPQRESIRTSSPEHVRERPFKLNLRKRSSDNQKLKGQVPDLDNASDEGSSAKKCLTFNEEKPPPLNNPQDSPPLIPPVKEKEKSWYEQTLEEEDDDEILNQEIVNKPDTPVEKTMEKVEDPDAEKILEDEDWMANEINYDDDDLMDEDDLLIEDMEQEEAAIGSAKTSKQLTTFVPSVLEKNNKLLAEPSPQARSDHRSDSHPAQTPSSSSRPSPAKKKRGSPSPLPTGVSLRQRNLLVGRVSKTKASKNGPKLSPAHNQVPSETGNSEMFSKNSKKSSKVGSNKPPKIPG